In Agromyces archimandritae, one genomic interval encodes:
- a CDS encoding LPXTG cell wall anchor domain-containing protein, which yields MRWREIIAWPVAALLGVGLLAVNAMDAPPAAVAADETGSDGAEPDLAESETDGPGMENLASPGQLDIVKRMPAAAGDDWAAQIDFTWTDPLGETVEGHFSLSAGSAEGWLAGLNVGQEVTLTETSVTGLPDGYEWLGTSWFVDGVHVSDGPSIVAVVGENGVDVEVENHLARKIGEIRKGDTGGPEGTEIVNEAPTLEESEMWAPGESRRIVVESTNTSSEALASVVVRDRLLEGVAATATVCAFPNGDEVEATFTDTGWEATWPASMGTDPTALWLPETTITCTADVALWADAAAGTHADRARVDAVIADTGEAATTGTASYHAFSGGLQVIAYDGRKADPGVGSAPDWVTPLKPMSDLFQDANDEAHAAEYVPGSMNRVRAVITNSGPSTLTWLNVVGETVSGVPLTEGWICDLSPIGGPEAYDFAESGPWAELIDPGASVFCTAELTLGADDRHHELVSATAEAIPPGLRQGALADRNAIAPLVGPPWPVEDADPFLAFAEEPGPTPTPTPTPGPTPGPGPTPDPTPGPGLASTGVDAAWPLGLAAALLLLGGLGAFVTRRRRERA from the coding sequence ATGCGATGGCGCGAGATCATCGCCTGGCCGGTCGCCGCGCTGCTCGGCGTCGGCCTGCTCGCGGTGAATGCGATGGATGCGCCGCCCGCCGCGGTCGCTGCCGACGAGACGGGGAGCGATGGCGCGGAACCGGATCTCGCGGAGAGCGAGACGGACGGACCCGGAATGGAGAACCTGGCAAGCCCCGGCCAACTCGACATCGTGAAGCGCATGCCCGCTGCAGCCGGCGACGACTGGGCGGCGCAGATCGATTTCACGTGGACCGACCCCCTCGGGGAGACCGTCGAGGGCCACTTCAGCCTCAGCGCGGGCAGTGCCGAGGGTTGGCTCGCCGGTCTGAACGTCGGCCAGGAGGTGACCCTCACCGAGACGAGCGTCACCGGCCTGCCGGACGGATACGAGTGGCTCGGCACGAGCTGGTTCGTCGACGGCGTGCATGTGAGCGACGGCCCGTCCATCGTGGCCGTGGTCGGCGAGAACGGCGTCGACGTGGAGGTCGAGAACCACCTCGCCCGCAAGATCGGCGAGATCCGGAAGGGCGATACCGGCGGCCCCGAGGGCACGGAGATCGTCAATGAGGCCCCGACTCTCGAAGAGTCGGAGATGTGGGCGCCCGGCGAGTCGCGGCGCATCGTCGTCGAGTCGACGAACACGAGCAGTGAGGCGCTCGCCTCGGTCGTCGTCCGCGACAGGCTTCTGGAGGGGGTGGCCGCGACCGCGACCGTCTGCGCCTTCCCGAACGGCGACGAGGTCGAAGCGACCTTCACCGACACCGGCTGGGAAGCCACATGGCCGGCATCCATGGGCACAGACCCCACGGCGCTCTGGCTGCCCGAAACGACGATCACCTGCACCGCCGACGTCGCCCTCTGGGCGGACGCGGCGGCCGGCACGCATGCAGACCGGGCGCGAGTGGATGCCGTGATCGCCGACACCGGCGAGGCGGCCACGACCGGCACCGCCTCGTACCATGCCTTCTCAGGCGGACTGCAGGTGATCGCGTACGACGGCCGCAAAGCCGACCCCGGGGTCGGCTCGGCACCGGACTGGGTGACGCCGCTGAAGCCGATGTCGGACCTGTTCCAGGATGCGAACGACGAGGCGCACGCCGCCGAGTACGTGCCGGGGTCGATGAACCGGGTGCGTGCGGTCATCACGAACAGCGGGCCGAGCACCCTCACCTGGCTGAACGTGGTCGGCGAGACCGTCTCGGGCGTGCCGCTCACCGAAGGCTGGATATGCGATCTCAGCCCCATCGGCGGACCGGAGGCGTACGACTTCGCCGAGTCCGGGCCGTGGGCCGAACTCATCGACCCGGGCGCCTCCGTGTTCTGCACGGCGGAGCTGACGCTCGGCGCCGACGACAGGCATCACGAACTCGTCAGCGCCACGGCCGAGGCGATCCCACCCGGCCTCCGGCAGGGCGCCCTCGCCGATCGGAACGCGATCGCCCCGCTCGTCGGTCCGCCCTGGCCCGTCGAGGACGCCGACCCGTTCCTCGCCTTCGCCGAAGAGCCCGGGCCGACTCCCACCCCGACCCCCACCCCGGGCCCCACGCCCGGCCCCGGCCCGACGCCGGATCCGACGCCCGGTCCCGGCCTCGCCTCGACGGGTGTGGATGCCGCGTGGCCGCTCGGCCTGGCCGCGGCACTGCTGCTGCTCGGCGGCCTCGGGGCGTTCGTCACGCGCCGCCGCCGCGAGCGCGCCTGA
- a CDS encoding protealysin inhibitor emfourin has translation MRLIVTRMGGIAGLRTQWDVDVDAQPDSADWEILIDTVPWDEVPPAPPEPDRYAYRIRCEPHEVTLQERQVRGPWRTLVDRAQETGERRRLPPAGPGARRPE, from the coding sequence ATGAGGCTCATCGTCACGAGGATGGGCGGCATCGCCGGGCTCCGCACGCAGTGGGACGTCGACGTCGACGCCCAGCCCGACTCCGCCGATTGGGAGATCCTCATCGACACCGTGCCGTGGGACGAAGTGCCGCCCGCGCCGCCCGAGCCGGACCGCTACGCGTACCGCATCCGCTGCGAACCGCACGAGGTCACCCTGCAGGAGCGGCAGGTGCGCGGCCCATGGCGCACCCTCGTCGATCGCGCGCAGGAGACGGGGGAGCGCCGCCGGCTGCCGCCGGCCGGGCCCGGGGCCCGGCGGCCGGAGTGA
- a CDS encoding LLM class flavin-dependent oxidoreductase, translating to MQFGLFSVSDITRDPTTGETPSEHQRITDTITIAKHAEDVGLDVFALGEHHNPPFFSSSPPTTLAYIAAQTERLVLSTATTLITTNDPVKIAEDFAMLQHVSNGRVDVMLGRGNTGPVYPWFGKDIRQGLPLAIENYNLLHRLWREDVVDWEGRFRTPLQGFTSTPRPLDDVPPFVWHGSIRTPEIAEQAAYYGDGFFANHIFWPASHTQRMVALYRQRFEHYGHGSAAQAIVGLGGQVFMGRTSQEAKAAFRPYFDQAPVYGNGPTMEDFTEQTPLTVGSPQEVIDRALGFREYVGDYQRQLFLMDHAGLPLKTVLEQLDFLGEILPALRAGFEEGRPAEVPDAPTHASLVRAKYGDAAPRQPRPNPNRGDNVTGGSPYQDSAPASGSAFGRAAERPAEGPAGEDER from the coding sequence ATGCAGTTCGGACTCTTCTCCGTCAGCGACATCACGCGCGACCCGACCACCGGCGAGACGCCGAGCGAGCATCAGCGCATCACCGACACCATCACGATCGCGAAGCACGCCGAAGACGTCGGCCTCGACGTCTTCGCCCTCGGCGAGCACCACAACCCGCCCTTCTTCTCGTCCTCGCCGCCGACGACCCTCGCCTACATCGCCGCGCAGACCGAACGCCTCGTGCTCTCGACGGCGACCACGCTCATCACCACGAACGACCCGGTGAAGATCGCCGAGGACTTCGCGATGCTCCAGCACGTCTCGAACGGGCGGGTGGATGTCATGCTCGGCCGCGGCAACACGGGCCCCGTCTACCCGTGGTTCGGCAAGGACATCCGCCAGGGCCTGCCGCTCGCGATCGAGAACTACAACCTCCTGCACCGCCTCTGGCGCGAAGACGTCGTCGACTGGGAGGGGCGCTTCCGCACCCCGCTGCAGGGCTTCACCTCCACCCCGAGGCCGCTCGACGACGTGCCGCCGTTCGTGTGGCACGGATCCATCCGCACCCCTGAGATCGCTGAACAGGCCGCCTACTACGGCGATGGATTCTTCGCGAACCACATTTTCTGGCCCGCCTCGCACACGCAGCGCATGGTCGCCCTCTACCGGCAGCGCTTCGAGCACTACGGGCACGGCAGCGCCGCCCAGGCGATCGTCGGCCTCGGCGGGCAGGTGTTCATGGGTCGCACCTCGCAGGAGGCGAAGGCGGCCTTCCGCCCCTACTTCGACCAGGCGCCCGTCTACGGCAACGGCCCCACGATGGAGGACTTCACCGAGCAGACCCCGCTCACCGTCGGCAGCCCGCAGGAGGTCATCGACCGCGCCCTCGGGTTCCGCGAGTACGTCGGCGACTACCAGCGCCAGCTCTTCCTCATGGATCACGCCGGCCTGCCGCTGAAGACCGTGCTCGAGCAGCTCGACTTCCTCGGCGAGATCCTGCCGGCGCTGCGGGCCGGCTTCGAGGAGGGCCGCCCGGCCGAGGTGCCGGATGCCCCGACGCACGCCTCGCTCGTCCGCGCCAAGTACGGCGACGCCGCCCCGCGCCAGCCGCGCCCGAACCCGAACCGCGGCGACAACGTCACCGGCGGCTCGCCGTATCAGGACTCGGCACCGGCGTCCGGCTCCGCGTTCGGCCGCGCTGCGGAACGCCCCGCCGAAGGCCCCGCCGGCGAGGACGAGCGATGA
- a CDS encoding thioredoxin family protein, protein MATVALTLENFEQTILEGGTVFVDFWASWCGPCVQFAPNYEAASEANPDAVFAKVDTEDQQQLAAAMNITSIPTIMAFKDGIGVFAQAGALPRPVLDDLIEQVKGLDMDEVRRQMAAEQETADAVESSEVTED, encoded by the coding sequence ATGGCAACCGTGGCACTCACCCTTGAGAACTTCGAGCAGACGATCCTCGAGGGCGGAACCGTATTCGTCGACTTCTGGGCGTCGTGGTGCGGCCCCTGCGTGCAGTTCGCCCCGAACTACGAGGCCGCGAGCGAAGCCAACCCCGATGCGGTCTTCGCCAAGGTCGACACCGAGGACCAGCAGCAACTGGCCGCCGCGATGAACATCACCTCGATCCCGACGATCATGGCGTTCAAGGACGGCATCGGCGTGTTCGCGCAGGCCGGCGCCCTGCCGCGCCCCGTGCTCGACGACCTCATCGAGCAGGTCAAGGGCCTCGACATGGACGAGGTGCGCCGGCAGATGGCCGCCGAGCAGGAGACCGCCGACGCCGTCGAGTCCTCCGAGGTCACCGAGGACTGA
- a CDS encoding FMN reductase, protein MTPKRIVVVTAGLSTPSSTRTLADRLSRDVSAVLDERGVDAELAVFELRDLAHDIANHLLQGFAPPKLEALLDRLDTADGLIAVTPIFTTSYAGLFKSFIDVVDPEALDGLPVLLGATGGTPRHSLAIDYAMRPLFTYLHAVPVPTGVYAATSDWGGDGDGVRSLSERIRRGAEEFAELVARTDRSGRVRDPFALGSPFGDA, encoded by the coding sequence ATGACGCCCAAGCGGATCGTCGTCGTCACCGCCGGGCTCAGCACGCCGAGCTCGACCCGCACGCTCGCCGACCGGCTGAGCCGCGACGTGTCGGCCGTGCTCGACGAGCGCGGAGTGGATGCCGAGCTCGCCGTGTTCGAGCTGCGCGACCTCGCCCACGACATCGCCAACCACCTGCTGCAGGGATTCGCCCCGCCGAAGCTCGAAGCGCTCCTCGACCGCCTCGACACGGCGGACGGACTCATCGCCGTCACCCCGATCTTCACGACGAGCTACGCGGGGCTCTTCAAGTCGTTCATCGACGTCGTCGACCCCGAGGCCCTCGACGGCCTGCCGGTGCTGCTCGGCGCGACCGGCGGCACGCCCAGGCACTCGCTCGCGATCGACTACGCCATGCGCCCCCTGTTCACCTACCTGCACGCCGTGCCCGTGCCGACGGGCGTCTACGCGGCGACCTCGGACTGGGGCGGCGACGGCGACGGGGTGCGCTCGCTCTCGGAGCGGATCCGGCGCGGCGCCGAGGAGTTCGCCGAACTCGTGGCCCGCACCGACCGCTCCGGGCGCGTCCGCGACCCCTTCGCCCTCGGCAGCCCCTTCGGCGACGCCTGA
- a CDS encoding alpha/beta fold hydrolase: MVDFRGRRRPPRGRAAPDAAAAHPTPAPDEARALDEAIGDIDWHVFAPGTERTTVDAPSGPLAHVAAGPADGPRVLLIPGATGSKEDFVLMMPVFVAAGYRVESYDLAGQYESDGAGPEHLVPPRERYDEQLFLDDLFAVLGRGSAPAHVLGYSFAGTLAQLAMVSRPELFASLTLLSAPPEPGQAFHGVKIIGPVSDLAPAKVGAGLMIWGIRRNFNRVRPGRIAFVRERFARTRRASVDDIIGLMMETPDLREAVRAVPVPKLVAVGEHDLWPIESHAAFATAIGADLAVYPTGHSPCETTPHQLTRDMLALFVRSGYTA, translated from the coding sequence ATGGTCGATTTCCGGGGGAGACGGCGGCCGCCGCGGGGGCGTGCGGCGCCGGATGCGGCGGCTGCGCATCCGACCCCGGCCCCCGACGAGGCCAGGGCGCTCGACGAGGCGATCGGCGATATCGATTGGCACGTGTTCGCACCGGGCACCGAGCGGACGACGGTGGATGCCCCGAGCGGCCCCCTTGCGCATGTCGCGGCCGGCCCGGCCGACGGGCCGCGGGTGCTCCTCATCCCGGGCGCGACGGGCTCGAAAGAGGATTTCGTGCTCATGATGCCGGTGTTCGTGGCCGCCGGGTACCGGGTGGAGTCGTACGATCTCGCCGGCCAGTACGAGTCGGACGGCGCCGGGCCCGAGCACCTCGTGCCGCCGCGCGAGCGCTACGACGAGCAGCTGTTCCTCGACGATCTCTTCGCGGTGCTGGGGCGCGGATCCGCACCGGCTCATGTCCTCGGCTACAGCTTCGCCGGCACTCTCGCGCAGCTGGCGATGGTGAGCCGGCCGGAGTTGTTCGCGAGCCTCACGCTGCTGAGCGCGCCGCCGGAGCCGGGCCAGGCGTTCCACGGGGTGAAGATCATCGGCCCGGTGTCGGATCTTGCGCCCGCCAAGGTCGGTGCGGGCCTCATGATCTGGGGCATCCGCCGCAACTTCAACCGGGTTCGGCCGGGGCGCATCGCCTTCGTGCGGGAGCGGTTCGCGCGCACGCGGCGGGCGAGCGTCGACGACATCATCGGCTTGATGATGGAGACGCCCGATCTCCGCGAGGCGGTGCGGGCCGTGCCCGTGCCGAAGCTCGTCGCCGTCGGCGAGCACGATCTGTGGCCGATCGAGTCGCATGCCGCGTTCGCGACGGCGATCGGCGCCGATCTCGCGGTGTACCCGACCGGCCACAGCCCCTGCGAGACGACGCCGCACCAGCTGACGCGCGACATGCTCGCGCTCTTCGTGCGCAGCGGCTACACCGCGTAG
- a CDS encoding MFS transporter — MTTPAPAEAPGIHRLSRNTAYLTWLASDTATGLSNALASFAVPLLALFVTDDPAQAGVIGAVGLIVRLVTTLTGGLLADRHRRLVLMLLGALAGLVLAAAFMLLAAADGLTFGMLMIVSALISARAGIFGPADEAAVKELVPDEAMGRAQAANQARDAMLDLVGGPLGGVLLAAGGWLIGAAMTACQLVAGATSWALLRARRGAASAPVPAADAPSPAPGAARPASTGGRSALREIREGLAWLFAREDLRGAMFIATIVNLGFGIGMTTVVYALQQDGRSPAVIGWVSAGISAFMLVGALVAPAIVTRIRAGAIVCTGLTTATLGFVVMPFAEHPLAITVVLGLAALLVPAVNAALSGYTMVAVPSRLLGRVNSASSVLAMGAMPLGPLVAGVGLGALGRPSTLLIGAAICLVAVTIALASRSLRSLPAEAGWAAHAQRFARD, encoded by the coding sequence ATGACGACCCCCGCGCCGGCCGAGGCCCCCGGCATCCACCGCCTCAGCCGCAACACCGCCTACCTCACCTGGCTCGCGAGCGACACCGCCACCGGGCTCTCGAACGCGCTCGCCTCCTTCGCCGTGCCCCTCCTCGCCCTCTTCGTCACGGACGACCCCGCCCAGGCCGGCGTCATCGGCGCCGTCGGCCTCATCGTCCGCCTCGTCACGACCCTCACCGGCGGGCTGCTCGCCGACCGGCACCGCCGCCTCGTCCTCATGCTGCTCGGCGCCCTCGCCGGGCTCGTGCTCGCCGCCGCCTTCATGCTCCTCGCCGCCGCCGACGGCCTGACCTTCGGCATGCTGATGATCGTCTCCGCGCTCATCTCGGCCCGGGCCGGCATCTTCGGGCCCGCCGACGAAGCCGCCGTCAAAGAACTCGTGCCCGACGAGGCGATGGGCCGCGCCCAGGCCGCCAACCAGGCCCGCGACGCCATGCTGGACCTGGTCGGCGGACCGCTCGGCGGCGTGCTGCTCGCCGCCGGCGGCTGGCTGATCGGCGCGGCCATGACCGCCTGCCAGCTCGTCGCCGGCGCCACCTCGTGGGCGCTGCTGCGGGCTCGGCGAGGGGCGGCATCCGCACCCGTGCCCGCAGCGGATGCCCCGAGCCCTGCCCCCGGCGCCGCGCGACCGGCATCCACCGGCGGGCGCTCGGCCCTCCGCGAGATCCGCGAAGGCCTCGCCTGGCTGTTCGCCCGCGAAGACCTCCGCGGAGCCATGTTCATCGCCACGATCGTGAACCTCGGGTTCGGCATCGGCATGACGACCGTCGTCTACGCCCTGCAGCAGGACGGCCGCTCCCCCGCCGTCATCGGCTGGGTCTCCGCCGGCATCAGCGCCTTCATGCTCGTCGGCGCGCTCGTCGCGCCCGCCATCGTCACCCGCATCCGCGCCGGCGCCATCGTCTGCACCGGGCTGACGACCGCGACGCTCGGTTTCGTCGTCATGCCGTTCGCCGAGCATCCGCTCGCGATCACCGTAGTGCTCGGCCTCGCCGCCCTGCTCGTCCCGGCCGTGAACGCCGCACTCAGCGGCTACACGATGGTCGCCGTGCCCTCGCGGCTGCTCGGCCGGGTGAACAGCGCCTCCTCGGTGCTCGCCATGGGCGCGATGCCGCTCGGTCCGCTCGTGGCCGGCGTCGGCCTCGGGGCGCTCGGCCGCCCATCCACCCTGCTGATCGGCGCCGCGATCTGCCTCGTCGCCGTCACCATCGCACTCGCGAGCCGGAGCCTGCGCTCGCTGCCCGCCGAGGCCGGCTGGGCGGCGCACGCGCAGCGCTTCGCGCGCGACTGA
- a CDS encoding winged helix-turn-helix domain-containing protein, whose translation MAEKQERMEAPVASIAVLKAIANPVRQRISRVLSRRGFARAADLADELELPANQISFHLRVLADAGLIVEAPELARDRRDRVWRENPQPIQLGNPENPVADVHLGNVVLQAMAEEVTDTLGRAVVWGADYTSGRTTEIHGVLNSYTLHLAEEEFEELMRDLTEVAHKWQERNTVPGPGVHTWQLHLIAADNEA comes from the coding sequence ATGGCTGAGAAGCAGGAGCGCATGGAAGCCCCGGTCGCGTCGATCGCGGTGCTGAAGGCGATCGCGAACCCCGTGCGGCAGCGGATCTCCCGCGTGCTCTCCCGGCGCGGATTCGCGCGTGCCGCCGACCTCGCCGACGAACTCGAGCTGCCGGCGAATCAGATCAGCTTCCATCTGCGCGTGCTCGCCGACGCCGGCCTCATCGTCGAAGCCCCCGAGCTCGCCCGCGACCGCCGCGACCGCGTGTGGCGCGAGAATCCTCAGCCCATCCAGCTCGGCAACCCCGAGAACCCCGTCGCCGACGTGCACCTCGGCAACGTCGTGCTGCAGGCGATGGCCGAAGAGGTCACCGACACCCTCGGCCGAGCCGTCGTCTGGGGCGCCGACTATACGAGCGGCCGCACGACCGAGATCCACGGCGTACTGAACTCCTACACCCTGCATCTCGCCGAGGAGGAATTCGAGGAGCTCATGAGGGACCTCACCGAGGTCGCCCACAAGTGGCAGGAACGGAACACCGTCCCCGGCCCCGGCGTGCATACCTGGCAGCTCCACCTCATCGCCGCCGACAACGAGGCCTGA
- a CDS encoding NADP-dependent oxidoreductase, which produces MRAVRIERLGSVADLVVRELPRPEPGPGEVRVRVLAAGLNPVDWKIVERPGSLEHYGPGLALPLGNGNDLAGIVDAVGPGAERWQPGDEVFGGRRFHAQADFAIVPADRLLSKPAGLTFEQAGSLDIAGRTAVATMRAVRPRAGETVFVSAAAGGVGMLSAQLARRAGARVIGSAGEANDEALRELGIEPVRYGPGLADRVRALAPSGVDAVIDTHGRETMEAAIELGVDPDRIDTIADKAFAEKIGAHGAGGETIGALEIAELAELIAAGEVRLEIDAVYPIERVVEAYAHLKAGHLRGKVVLVTE; this is translated from the coding sequence ATGCGTGCGGTGCGGATCGAGCGGCTGGGCAGCGTGGCGGATCTCGTGGTGCGCGAGCTGCCGCGGCCCGAGCCCGGGCCCGGCGAGGTGCGGGTGCGGGTGCTCGCGGCCGGCCTGAATCCGGTCGACTGGAAGATCGTCGAGCGGCCGGGTTCGCTCGAGCACTACGGCCCGGGCCTTGCGCTGCCGCTCGGCAACGGCAACGACCTCGCCGGCATCGTGGATGCGGTCGGCCCGGGCGCCGAGCGCTGGCAGCCGGGTGACGAAGTGTTCGGCGGGCGGCGCTTCCACGCGCAGGCGGATTTCGCGATCGTGCCGGCCGACCGTCTGCTGTCGAAGCCGGCGGGGCTGACGTTCGAGCAGGCCGGGTCCCTCGACATCGCCGGCCGTACGGCGGTCGCCACGATGCGGGCGGTGCGGCCGCGGGCAGGCGAGACGGTGTTCGTCAGCGCGGCGGCCGGCGGCGTCGGGATGCTCTCGGCGCAGCTCGCCAGGCGCGCCGGGGCCAGGGTGATCGGCTCGGCGGGCGAGGCGAACGACGAGGCCCTGCGAGAGCTCGGCATCGAGCCCGTGCGATACGGGCCGGGCCTGGCCGATCGCGTCCGCGCGCTCGCGCCGTCGGGGGTGGATGCCGTGATCGACACCCACGGCCGCGAGACGATGGAGGCCGCCATCGAGCTCGGCGTCGATCCGGATCGCATCGACACGATCGCCGACAAGGCCTTCGCGGAGAAGATCGGGGCGCACGGGGCGGGCGGCGAGACGATCGGCGCGCTCGAGATCGCCGAGCTGGCCGAACTCATCGCGGCCGGCGAGGTGCGGCTCGAGATCGACGCCGTGTACCCGATCGAGCGGGTCGTCGAGGCGTACGCGCATCTGAAGGCTGGGCATCTGCGCGGCAAGGTCGTGCTCGTCACCGAATAA
- a CDS encoding DUF779 domain-containing protein: protein MDAGAPGASRVAVTAEAASLLRRLTATHGPLMFHQSGGCCDGSSPMCYPVGMFRTGAGDVHLGALAVDGLDPIEVYMSAFQFEYWKYTHLTIDVVDGRGSGFSVEAPEGKRFLIRSRMLDETELEAFGLLPR, encoded by the coding sequence ATGGATGCCGGGGCTCCCGGCGCCTCGCGGGTCGCGGTGACGGCGGAGGCGGCAAGCCTCCTCCGCCGCCTCACCGCGACCCACGGGCCGCTCATGTTCCACCAGTCCGGCGGATGCTGCGACGGCTCATCTCCGATGTGCTACCCCGTCGGGATGTTCCGCACGGGCGCCGGGGATGTGCACCTCGGCGCGCTCGCCGTCGACGGCCTCGACCCGATCGAGGTGTACATGTCGGCGTTCCAGTTCGAGTACTGGAAGTACACGCATCTCACGATCGACGTCGTCGACGGCCGCGGCTCGGGCTTCTCGGTCGAGGCGCCGGAGGGCAAACGGTTCCTCATCCGCTCGCGGATGCTGGACGAGACCGAGCTGGAGGCCTTCGGCCTGCTCCCCCGCTGA
- the rpsO gene encoding 30S ribosomal protein S15 translates to MALDAETKKAIIEEYATHPGDTGSPEVQIAILTKRIKDLTEHLKEHKHDHHSRRGLLLLVGQRRRLLGYLSEVDIARYRALIERLGLRR, encoded by the coding sequence ATGGCACTGGATGCAGAGACCAAGAAGGCGATCATCGAAGAGTACGCGACCCACCCCGGTGACACCGGATCCCCCGAGGTCCAGATCGCGATCCTCACCAAGCGGATCAAGGACCTCACCGAGCACCTGAAGGAGCACAAGCACGACCACCACTCGCGTCGTGGCCTGCTCCTCCTCGTCGGCCAGCGTCGGCGTCTCCTCGGCTACCTGTCCGAGGTCGACATCGCCCGCTACCGTGCGCTCATCGAGCGTCTCGGGCTGCGTCGCTGA
- a CDS encoding glycosyltransferase family 2 protein, which yields MTTISVVVPSLNDARFLENCLAALARQTRPADEIVVVDNGSSDDTAEVGRAFGARIVDEPLRGVWPATAAGLDAATGEILARLDADSVPAPGWLAEVERRMTAPDRPDAISGGASFYGGTAAVRWIARNVYIGGYFLVIGWLLGHPPIFGSNYAIRADAWRAVRERTFRDRGDVHDDLDLSWWMQPGMRVVRDPALVVSVSARPFDTWSGLGRRVRIAFHTLAIEFRGWAPLERRRAHIAAQRAWRAERRAAMDAVGDGPEAAAEPGEPAGA from the coding sequence ATGACCACCATCAGCGTCGTCGTTCCGAGTCTGAACGACGCCAGGTTCCTCGAGAACTGCCTCGCTGCGCTGGCCAGGCAGACCCGCCCCGCCGATGAGATCGTCGTCGTCGACAACGGGTCGAGCGACGACACGGCCGAGGTGGGTCGCGCGTTCGGGGCGCGGATCGTGGACGAACCGCTGCGCGGGGTGTGGCCGGCGACGGCCGCGGGTCTCGATGCGGCGACGGGCGAGATCCTCGCCCGCCTGGATGCGGATTCGGTTCCGGCACCCGGCTGGCTCGCCGAGGTGGAGCGGCGGATGACCGCGCCCGACCGGCCCGACGCGATCTCGGGCGGGGCATCGTTCTACGGCGGGACGGCGGCGGTGCGGTGGATCGCCCGGAACGTGTACATCGGCGGCTACTTCCTCGTGATCGGGTGGCTGCTCGGGCATCCGCCGATCTTCGGCTCGAACTATGCGATCCGCGCCGACGCGTGGCGGGCCGTGCGGGAGCGGACGTTCCGCGATCGCGGCGACGTGCACGACGACCTCGACCTGTCGTGGTGGATGCAGCCGGGAATGCGGGTCGTGCGCGACCCGGCGCTCGTCGTGTCGGTCTCCGCGCGGCCGTTCGACACGTGGTCGGGCCTCGGGCGGCGGGTGCGGATCGCCTTCCACACCCTGGCGATCGAGTTCCGCGGCTGGGCGCCGCTCGAGCGGCGGCGGGCGCATATCGCCGCGCAGCGCGCGTGGCGGGCCGAGCGGCGTGCCGCGATGGATGCCGTGGGCGACGGCCCGGAGGCCGCAGCGGAGCCCGGAGAGCCGGCCGGGGCGTAG
- a CDS encoding EamA family transporter, which translates to MPASTPRLAEPANRAPRSGPGIGGGLALALLSAFAFGAGGAIVKPLLEAGWSPGAAVFARVLTAAIVLAVPTLLVLRFDLRPVLRAWRIVLAYGLVSVAITQFAFYAAIERIPVSIGLLVEYLAPVVLVAWAWARTRRMPQFVVLAGAVVAVAGLVLVIGPGGGALDPIGLALAGVATLGLAVYFVIGERADAGLPPLALAGSGFVVGAAALGLMGASRLLPFRAEFVDVDFLGLEVPWWMPVLAVGILSTAFAYSTGIAAIRRLGTRLASFVGLSEVVFAAVVSWWLLGEALGLAQLAGGALIVAGIVLVRLERPRPAVGAGPASDAVPAPGP; encoded by the coding sequence ATGCCGGCATCCACGCCCCGCCTCGCCGAGCCCGCGAACCGCGCACCGCGCAGCGGCCCGGGCATCGGCGGCGGCCTCGCCCTGGCCCTGCTGTCGGCGTTCGCGTTCGGGGCGGGCGGCGCGATCGTCAAACCCCTGCTCGAGGCCGGCTGGTCGCCCGGCGCCGCCGTGTTCGCCCGGGTCCTCACGGCGGCGATCGTGCTCGCCGTGCCGACCCTCCTCGTCCTCCGCTTCGACCTGCGGCCCGTGCTGCGAGCGTGGCGGATCGTGCTCGCCTACGGGCTCGTGAGCGTGGCGATCACGCAGTTCGCGTTCTACGCGGCGATCGAACGCATCCCGGTGAGCATCGGGCTGCTCGTCGAATACCTCGCCCCGGTCGTGCTCGTCGCCTGGGCGTGGGCCAGGACGCGGCGGATGCCGCAGTTCGTCGTCCTCGCCGGCGCCGTAGTCGCCGTGGCTGGCCTCGTGCTCGTGATCGGCCCGGGCGGCGGCGCCCTCGACCCGATCGGGCTCGCGCTCGCCGGGGTCGCGACCCTCGGCCTCGCCGTCTACTTCGTCATCGGGGAGCGGGCGGACGCCGGGCTGCCGCCGCTCGCGCTCGCCGGCTCCGGCTTCGTCGTCGGCGCCGCGGCCCTCGGGCTCATGGGGGCGAGCCGCCTGCTGCCGTTCCGTGCGGAGTTCGTCGACGTCGACTTCCTCGGCCTCGAGGTTCCGTGGTGGATGCCGGTGCTCGCCGTCGGTATCCTCTCGACGGCCTTCGCTTACTCGACGGGCATCGCCGCAATCCGCCGGCTCGGCACCCGGCTCGCGTCCTTCGTGGGGCTCTCCGAGGTCGTCTTCGCGGCGGTCGTCTCGTGGTGGCTGCTCGGCGAGGCGCTCGGCCTGGCGCAGCTGGCCGGCGGCGCCTTGATCGTCGCCGGCATCGTGCTCGTCCGGCTCGAACGCCCCCGGCCCGCCGTCGGGGCCGGCCCGGCCTCCGATGCGGTGCCGGCGCCCGGCCCGTGA